Genomic window (Vampirovibrionales bacterium):
ATACATCGTCGCGGAGTCATTTGATGTCAGATTTTCAGACTGTTTTAAAGCCGTCGTCGCGCCTTATCCTGACGCTGGCGACGAGTAATCCGGGCAAACGCCGCGAGATTCAGGCGATGGCGCAGGCGTGCGGCCTGGCGCTTGACGTGCGCATTCCCGAGGCGCTTGCAGACGTCGACGAAACCGGCCTGACCTTCGCCGAAAACGCGCGCCTGAAAGCGCTGGCCGCCGTCCCCTTCGCCGCCTCCCCCGACGCGCTTGTTTTGGCGGAAGATTCCGGCTTTTGCGTCCATGCGCTGGCCGGACGCGACGGCTGGCGCGATTTTCCCGGCGTGCGCTCCAACCGCTGGATGACCCCCGCCCTGCGCAGCGCGCTGCTAGGCATTGACGCCTCGTTTGAAGAAGACCCGCTGGTTCAGGCTCACCTCAGCGCGGGGATTCTGGCTTTGATGGCGCAAGAATCACGCCGCAGCGCGCATTACGCCGCCGCCATGACGCTGGTCAGCGCCGATGGGCGTATTCTGCTGGAAGTCGAAGGCCAAATGCCCTTGACGCTCATCGCTCCCCATGAAGGGCCGCGCGGCGACGGCGGTTTCGGCTACGATCCCATCGTGATGCCTGCGGGCGAACGCCGCACCGTCGCCGAACTCGCCCCCGAGGAGAAGAACCGCCTGAGCCACCGCGCCGCCGCCTTTCAACGCGTGATTGATTTTCTCAAGACCGGCGTAGAACAGCGCTCCACCGAACAGGAGACCGACTCATGACAAATCCGCCCATTCTGGACGCCTTTTCCGCCATCCGCCAGCGGCGATCGGTCAAGCGCTTCGACCCTTCACAGCGTATGAGTGAGGCGCAACAGCGCGAACTTATTGAGCTGGCGATGCTGTCGCCCACCTCTTTTAACATCCAGCACTGGCGTTTCGTGGTGGTCAACGACCCTGAGCTTCGCCAGCAACTGCGCAGCGCCGCCTGGAATCAGGCGCAGGTCAGCGAGGCCGCAATGCTGGTGGTGCTGTGCGCCGATATCGCCGCGTGGGAAAAGGCGCCCGAGCGCTATTGGGCCGACGCCCCGCCCGCCACGCGCGACATCCTGCTGCCGATGATTGATCGCACGTATCGCGACCGGCCCCAGTTGCAGCGAGACGAGGCGATGCGCTCGTGCGGCATTGCGGCTCAGACCCTCATGATCGCCGCC
Coding sequences:
- a CDS encoding non-canonical purine NTP pyrophosphatase, with translation MSDFQTVLKPSSRLILTLATSNPGKRREIQAMAQACGLALDVRIPEALADVDETGLTFAENARLKALAAVPFAASPDALVLAEDSGFCVHALAGRDGWRDFPGVRSNRWMTPALRSALLGIDASFEEDPLVQAHLSAGILALMAQESRRSAHYAAAMTLVSADGRILLEVEGQMPLTLIAPHEGPRGDGGFGYDPIVMPAGERRTVAELAPEEKNRLSHRAAAFQRVIDFLKTGVEQRSTEQETDS
- a CDS encoding nitroreductase family protein; protein product: MDAFSAIRQRRSVKRFDPSQRMSEAQQRELIELAMLSPTSFNIQHWRFVVVNDPELRQQLRSAAWNQAQVSEAAMLVVLCADIAAWEKAPERYWADAPPATRDILLPMIDRTYRDRPQLQRDEAMRSCGIAAQTLMIAARAQGLDSCPMVGFDPQQVAELIRLPQDHVISLMIAIGAALEPARPRGGQLATEAVLIQDRFESRA